One Heptranchias perlo isolate sHepPer1 chromosome 2, sHepPer1.hap1, whole genome shotgun sequence DNA segment encodes these proteins:
- the LOC137332717 gene encoding LOW QUALITY PROTEIN: histone H4 type VIII-like (The sequence of the model RefSeq protein was modified relative to this genomic sequence to represent the inferred CDS: inserted 2 bases in 2 codons), translated as MSGRGKGGKXLGKGGAKRHXKVFCDNIQGMTKPSIRRLARHGGVKQISGLIHEETRGVLKVFLENVIRDAVTYTEHAKRKTVTAMDVVYALKRQVRTLYGFGG; from the exons atgtctggcagaggtaaaggaggca gattGGGCAAAGGCGGAGCAAAGCGGC GTAAAGTGTTTTGTGATAATATCCAGGGTATGACCAAACCATCCATTCGCCGCCTGGCTCGCCATGGCGGTGTCAAGCAGATCTCGGGTCTGATCCATGAGGAAACCCgtggggtgctgaaggttttcctggagaatgtgatcagggacgcggtcacctacactgaacacgccaagcgcaagacggtcactgccatggatgtggtgtacgctctgaaacggcaggtccgcactctctatggattcggcggctga